The Chloroflexota bacterium genomic interval TGTCCAGGTGATGGGTCAGACGCCACCGGATCCAGGCGCCGCTGTTTTGATCCACCTGCCGGTTATCGAAGTTCAGTGAGCATTCCGGAGGCCGGGCAATATGAGTGCATTCAATGGCAGTTCATTCGTCGAAAAGCTCAATGCGGCAGTGATCCGCAACAACAGCCTGCTTTGCCTTGGGCTTGATCCAAATCCTCTCAAGTATCCAGATCACTTCTCCATGCCCGCTGGCGGTGACGCGTTGCTCGCCTGGGGACAGCAACTGATTGATAAAACAGCCGACCTGGTCTGTTGCTACAAGCCCAATATTGCCTTTTATGAACAGTTTGGCCCTTCAGGTATTGAGGCACTGCGGCGGACGATTGCCTCGGTGCCCCGCGATATTCCGGTGTTGCTGGACGCCAAGCGTGGTGACATTGGCAGTACCGCCCGGGCCTATGCGCGGGCCGTTTTCGATGTACTGGAAGCGGACGCGGTTACCGTCAGCCCCTACCTGGGCCGCGACGCGGTGACGCCATTCCTGGCCTATGCAGGGAAGGCGGTTTTTGTACTGGTCTATACTTCCAATCCATCGGCTCGGTCGGTGCAGGAGTTCGGTGCGCAGGACAGCTTGCTTTACCAACACGTCGTGAGTGAGGCAAAAACCTGGGGCGACGAGAGCCAGGTTGGGTTTGTTGTTGGGGCGACCCAGCCGCAGGCACTGGCGGAGGTGCGTAGTCTGCTTTCTGGTCGTGCCAACTGGATCCTTGCGCCGGGTGTGGGCGCCCAGGGTGGCAACCTGTCTGAAGCGCTGTCCGCCGGGCTGGATGCCGATGGACAAGGCATGATCGTGCCGGTGTCCCGGGCCATTCTCTACGCCGATGATCCTCGATCTGCTGCCCTTGCTCTTCGCGAGGAGATCAATCTGGCTCGAGCGCGCGTTTCAACTCATCACAAATATCGTACGGTGTACCGGCCAGCCGGCGAGCCATCGA includes:
- the pyrF gene encoding orotidine-5'-phosphate decarboxylase, whose product is MSAFNGSSFVEKLNAAVIRNNSLLCLGLDPNPLKYPDHFSMPAGGDALLAWGQQLIDKTADLVCCYKPNIAFYEQFGPSGIEALRRTIASVPRDIPVLLDAKRGDIGSTARAYARAVFDVLEADAVTVSPYLGRDAVTPFLAYAGKAVFVLVYTSNPSARSVQEFGAQDSLLYQHVVSEAKTWGDESQVGFVVGATQPQALAEVRSLLSGRANWILAPGVGAQGGNLSEALSAGLDADGQGMIVPVSRAILYADDPRSAALALREEINLARARVSTHHKYRTVYRPAGEPSIPKAADQVTVDHSELILALHDAGCVQLGQFTLASGQWSPIYVDLRRMSSNPDLLRLAARAYADLLKPLAFDHLAAVPYAALTIGTAVALQTDSSLIYPRKEVKGHGTGRTVEGVFSTGQRAVVVEDLVTSGGSVLKAIDALEGAGLFVSDIVVLIDREQGGQENLATAGYCLHTVLTLSQILTVLQREGRLSPDQAREVQAYLAE